One Archangium violaceum genomic window, CGCCGCCGCTGCCCACCACGAGGTAGACGGGCTGCCGGGTGTTCGAGGGGGCCACCGAGGTGCCCTGCATGGCGTGGGTGCGCTCGTAGTGGTGGTCGTGCCCGGTGAGCACCAGGTCCACCCCGTACTTCTCGAAGAGGGGGGGGAACTCGCGCTGCATGAGGCGCTGCGAGCCGTGATCCCCGCTGCTCCAGGGCGGATGGTGGAAGAAGACGACCTTCCAGGGCGCGGAGCTGGCGGCCAGGTCCTCTTCCACCCACTTCTTCTGCGCGGCGAGCGTGCAGCGGTCCGCCGAGGACAGGCCGATGGCGCAGTTGGAGTCGATGGCCACGAAGTGCACGTGGCCCCAGTCGAAGGAGTAGTAGTACTCGCCGCCGCTCTTGCTGGTGGGCAGGTAGAGGTTGTCGAAGTAGGGCTGGCCCTTGTTGGTGACGTACTCGTGGTTGCCGGGGACGGCGAAGAAGGGCACCTGCGAGAGCAGCGGCGCCATGGGCACGAAGAGGTTGTTCTGGAACTCTTCCTCGGTGCCCGCGTCGTAGGCGTTGTCGCCGAGCATCAGGAAGAGCTCGGGGTCGCGGGCGAGCATGGCGTTGGCCACGTTGCGCTGGTCGGCGTTGTTCATGCCGAAGTCGCCCACGGCGGTGAAGTGGACGCGGCGCGTGCCGGGGACGGGCGCGGTGGAGAAGCGCACGGGGTTGGTGCGGGCGCCGCAGGCGTCCACGAGGTAGGTGTACTCGGTGCCGGGCTGCAGGCCGTTCAGGACGATGGCGTGGTTGCGGCTACCGGTCTCCGACTGGGCGGATTGATCCGTGAGGCCGTTGGTGCCGTAGCGGACCGAGGGGACGCACGAGGCATCGAGGCGGAAGGCGATGGTGGCGGTATCCGGGCCTACTCTCTGGAGGTAGGGCTGACGGGTCAGACTCGCGGCGCTGGCGCTGCTCGCGGTGAGGGTGAGCGCGGCGGTCGCGGCGCCGAGCGCCAGGGAATACAGACGGTGCATGGAGCCTCCTGTCCGAGCCATTCGGACCGGGGTTGCAACCGTCCACCTTCGGACATCCATCCAGTCATTCGCGGTCGCTCGCCCGCTGGATGGCGGGGAGGCGAGGGCCTGATGGGCCCTCTTCCGAGGAGTCGCATCCACTGGAACGGGGTAGAACGCGGCTGTCGCGGAGGCGCTCGCCTGCCTGGTACCCGCTCCGCAGAGGTGGCCTGATGCCCGAGCACTCCGTCCATTTGCGTACCCCAGGCCTTCGGAGTCATTCGCGTATCGGCGCGTTGACCCTGGCGCTGGTGATGCTTCTGAGCGCATGCGCCACGAGTGCGCCTCCTGCCTCTCGTGTGGGCATGGGGGTGGGGAACACGGTCGAGGAGGAGGCGCTCTTCGTCAACCTGCCCACGCGCTTCGAGCCGGCGCGGGTGGGTGACGAGGAGTTTCGAGGGGCCCTGGTGGCGCTGGTGCTCGAGATGCCTCTGCGAGTGGCCACCTCACATCCCCCGCTGTACGTGGGCCGGAAGGTGGCGCTGGCCTCCGCCCCCCTGGGGGGAGAAGCGTGGCGCTCGGAGCTGGCGCGGGCGTATGGGCGCTTCTGCGAGCGACGCGGCTCCCCGGGGGACTGCCTGACGTTGTTCGAGGACGGGCCCCAACTGCAAGACGAGGACAAGCGCAGCCTCGCCCTGGCGCTGGCCGTGGGCCCGGCCCTGGATGCACGTGACGCGGAGCTGCGGGCCATGTTGTCCTCCACGCAATTGTGGACGACGGTGAGCGTTGCCCTTTCGGGCTGGCTTGCGTTGTTGGTGATGCCGGAACCCGTGTCGAAAGGCGTGGCCGCCGCGTTCGCCGTGCTGATGTGGGGCTATCTCGGGTGGGAGTTCTTCGACCTGATTCAGGCCTACGGGCAGCTCTCGGAAGACTCGGCGAGGGCCACTACATTCGAGGAGATCCGCGAAGCGGGCGAGCGGTTCGGAAAGGTCCTCGGCCCCAACAGCGTGCGGATTCTCGTCCTGGTGGGCACGGCGGCGTTGGGCGGAACGGTGTCGCTCATGTCCAAGGGGCCGAAGCTACCGGGCTTCGGGCAGACCTTGCGAAGGGTCGAAGCCAACACCGGCGTACGTCTGATGGATGCCGCGACCGAGGCCGAGCGGGTCATCGTGTCTATGTCCGAGGGGTCGATCCGCGTCGTGCTGCCAGCCAACGCCATTGCCATGACTGCCAAGGGTGTTGGTAGTGCTTCCCCCGAGAGAGCCAAGGGCTCGCTGCTCTCCAATGGCCATAGGGCATGGCGCTCCCACAGTGGTTTGAAGAAGGCTCTGGGTCCGGCGGGAAAGGGCAAGGCATGGCACCACATCGTCGAGCAGACCCCAGGCAATGTGAAACGGTTTGGCCCAGAGGCCATTCACAATACCGAAAATGTCATGGCGTTGGAAACGCGCGTGCACGATGAGTTGAGTGCCCTCTATTCGTCGATCCGTGAAGGTGTGACGGGATCGGATGTCCTGACTGTCCGGCAATGGCTCAGCACCCAGTCCTATGAGGCCCAATATCAGTTCGGATTGAGGGCCATTGAAAATATCAGGAGGGGCATTTGGAAGGCCTGGAAGTAAAGCTCGAAAAGCTGGTGAAACAGTTCTGTCTCCACACCATGGAGCAGACGGATGCGATACTTCGAGGAGACGCTCGAGTAGGAAACAGACACGCCAGGCAGAGGAGTGCCGCATTCAAGAAGCTGCGCGCCTACGGCGATGCCGGGCGCGATGCTCTTGTCGTGCTTCTCTCCCACCCACGCATGGATGTGCGAGGAATGGCTGCGGTTTATCTGCTCCGCCATCGGACGACGGAGGCCAAGGCCGTGCTTCAGGAGATAGCAAAGGGAGAGGGTCTTGCTGCATTCGAAGCGTCAGAAGCCCTGAAACGCTGGGCGGAGGGTACCTGGGCCCTGGATCTCGAATAGGGAGGAGGGGAGAGGGCTCCCCTGCCTCCTGGCCATGTGCTTCAGGGCTTCTTCACGTCGTAGGAGATGAGCTCCTCCGTCCGCTCGCCCGTCTCCTTCACCTTGCCGACGCCGGGCACCAGCCAGTACGTGCGCGCCGGCTCGTTCTTGTCCTTGCGCTCGCGCTTCAGGCGGATGGCGTTGGCGAAGGTGCCCGCCTGGGTGGTGACGGTGTCGTTCACCGCCTCCACGCTCCAGGTGTACTTCTTCTTGTCGGTGTCATCCTCCCGGGAGCTGTTCGGATAGCGCGTCAGCTCGTTGAGGATGGACTCGACGTTCCACCCCATGGGCCGCTCCTGGTCCAGCGACTTCATCGCCGCGGGATTCCAGGTCGTCACCCGCGCCAGCGCGCCCGCTTTGTGGTCCTCCTCGCGCAGGCGGTACACCACTCCGTCCTTCGCGAGCTGCCAGGAAATCTCCTCCAGGTGGGGCTGCGTGCTGCGCATCGCGACGGCCGTCATGGTCGTCTCCGGCACCGTCTGCTCTCCCAGCACCTCCACCCGTTTCTCGAACCGCCCCAGCTTCGGGTCGTCGATGCGGTACGTCCACGTCGAGCCCTGCGTGAGCGGCCAGAGATTCGTGAGCGTGGCCGGTGTGCCCGAGCCATCTCCCGGAGGGGTGTCCGGGATGTCCACCGTTCCATCCGGGTTCGTCACGGCCGCCGGATCCTGGTTCTGCGTGGGCAGGCTCCCGCCCTCGCCACACCCCACCCAACAGCCCACCGCCACCAGTGCGGCCCATCTCCAACGCTTCATCTCCGCTCCTCCCAACCGCCCTTGCCAGAAGAGGGCATCTCCATCCACCGCAATCCCCGGAGGGGGCCGCCCGCCGTGTGGCTCAGCGCCGACGCGAGCATCCCCGGCTCATTCTCCTCCACCTCGAGCTCCAGCCGCCGCCCGTCGAAGTCCAGTGCGCAGCTGCGTACCAGCACGTTGCGCTCGCCCAGCGCCTTCCTCAGCAACGCCTCCGCGCCCACCAGGTCATCCGCATGGGCCGACACCAGCATCCGCTGCTTCGGCGCGGTGACCTCCTTCTTGTCGAAGAAGTCCAGCACCCACAGCAGCGCGCCGACGAAGACGGTGCCCACCGCGGCCAGTCCCAGGCTCCCGTGTCCGCACGCCATGCCCAGGCCGATCACCAGGAAGAGGATGGCCGCGTCACGCGGATCCTTCAGTCCCGAGCGGAAGCGCACGAAACCGCCGAGCCCCACCAGGCCAAAGGCCTTGGCCATGCTGTTGCCGATGACGGCGGTGATGACGGCCGCCGCGGTGCACAGCAGCACCTGGGCCTGAATCATCTCCGCCTTGGGCAACGGCTTGCCGGTGAGCAGCCGCCACGGCCGCAGCGCGAGCACCGTGCCGAGCGTCACCGCCGCCAGCAGGCGCGGCACCATCAGGCCCGCGTCCTGGAGG contains:
- a CDS encoding metallophosphoesterase family protein, with the translated sequence MHRLYSLALGAATAALTLTASSASAASLTRQPYLQRVGPDTATIAFRLDASCVPSVRYGTNGLTDQSAQSETGSRNHAIVLNGLQPGTEYTYLVDACGARTNPVRFSTAPVPGTRRVHFTAVGDFGMNNADQRNVANAMLARDPELFLMLGDNAYDAGTEEEFQNNLFVPMAPLLSQVPFFAVPGNHEYVTNKGQPYFDNLYLPTSKSGGEYYYSFDWGHVHFVAIDSNCAIGLSSADRCTLAAQKKWVEEDLAASSAPWKVVFFHHPPWSSGDHGSQRLMQREFPPLFEKYGVDLVLTGHDHHYERTHAMQGTSVAPSNTRQPVYLVVGSGGASLRPLETSKPSWAVLRNDSDHGYLDVTVRDGTLSAQALTPSGKVMDSFTLTKELPPLESEPAPEQPGTSEPSAPPGTEQPGTSQPSTPAPGTVTQNPGLPAGPEDSENLDPNMQPGCSAGPAMALLPAGAWVLAGVLRRRRRR
- the sitA5 gene encoding SitA5 family polymorphic toxin, with amino-acid sequence MPEHSVHLRTPGLRSHSRIGALTLALVMLLSACATSAPPASRVGMGVGNTVEEEALFVNLPTRFEPARVGDEEFRGALVALVLEMPLRVATSHPPLYVGRKVALASAPLGGEAWRSELARAYGRFCERRGSPGDCLTLFEDGPQLQDEDKRSLALALAVGPALDARDAELRAMLSSTQLWTTVSVALSGWLALLVMPEPVSKGVAAAFAVLMWGYLGWEFFDLIQAYGQLSEDSARATTFEEIREAGERFGKVLGPNSVRILVLVGTAALGGTVSLMSKGPKLPGFGQTLRRVEANTGVRLMDAATEAERVIVSMSEGSIRVVLPANAIAMTAKGVGSASPERAKGSLLSNGHRAWRSHSGLKKALGPAGKGKAWHHIVEQTPGNVKRFGPEAIHNTENVMALETRVHDELSALYSSIREGVTGSDVLTVRQWLSTQSYEAQYQFGLRAIENIRRGIWKAWK
- a CDS encoding DUF2019 domain-containing protein, which translates into the protein MEQTDAILRGDARVGNRHARQRSAAFKKLRAYGDAGRDALVVLLSHPRMDVRGMAAVYLLRHRTTEAKAVLQEIAKGEGLAAFEASEALKRWAEGTWALDLE
- a CDS encoding DUF4956 domain-containing protein, with the protein product MEPFFSELANDVSSGVSLQDAGLMVPRLLAAVTLGTVLALRPWRLLTGKPLPKAEMIQAQVLLCTAAAVITAVIGNSMAKAFGLVGLGGFVRFRSGLKDPRDAAILFLVIGLGMACGHGSLGLAAVGTVFVGALLWVLDFFDKKEVTAPKQRMLVSAHADDLVGAEALLRKALGERNVLVRSCALDFDGRRLELEVEENEPGMLASALSHTAGGPLRGLRWMEMPSSGKGGWEERR